In Luteibaculum oceani, the following are encoded in one genomic region:
- a CDS encoding DUF5916 domain-containing protein → MRLRSGGVFFLVIFTFLSFVVQAINENQKEGYATLTEGLIKVDGELNESEWQSAPIFTGFITRDPDPGNPANRETEVKILYNSESLFIGAYLKEDGKDNILRELSQRDDFANTDHFGVFIDAYKDGINGVGFYVTAAGVQLDAKMSAMGDDFSWNAVWNSAVTIKEDGWYVEMEIPYSALRFPDKSVQEWHLNFVRNIRRIRETSFWNPINPEVNGFFNQAGLLKGIEEIETPVRLQLYPYMSAYANTFNGEQTYSVNGGMDVKYGISDAFTLDMTLIPDFGQVQSDNQVLNLTPFEVRFNERRQFFTEGTELFNKGGLFYSRRIGGRPINFSKPYQELQEGEEVISNPSDGKLVNATKVSGRTTSGLGVGVFNAVSAPTYAVIRSAEGEQRQVQTDPLTNFSVLVLDQNLGNNSYVTLINTNVLRNGGTYDANVIGTEFDVRDNSNTVRVSGGGAFNKKYGANLTDPEGFRHNIGISKISGNFNYGASYYLESDTYDPNDLGFLFNNNSFSKSFWGSFNQYKPWWFLNRFGINLSVRQEALYRPENFVSFETELSGFFITKNFHAFGMGVERSPYGEYDYFEPRRSGYVFINPPSTSYRGWISTDYRKTFALDVNFNQELFAFRQGPSTSLNISPRVRVNNQLSFVYRINNRLNQDEYGYALFNGLGNSDAVDYDPNEVYFARRDRRVHEQILNARYIFTNRMGLTARVRHYWSEVNYHEFFSLQPKGEMLETEYQGKNSEGVSLHNTSFNAFNIDVVFTWVFLPGSELSVVWKDAILASRNKLAESYRENVDYMLGAPRSDSFSFKILYFIDYHTMRKKFRSNSNPIG, encoded by the coding sequence TTGAGATTGCGTTCCGGAGGAGTATTTTTCCTAGTTATATTTACTTTTTTAAGCTTCGTCGTTCAGGCGATAAATGAAAATCAAAAAGAAGGTTATGCAACCTTAACTGAGGGGTTAATTAAAGTAGATGGTGAACTAAATGAATCTGAATGGCAGTCGGCCCCAATTTTTACCGGCTTTATCACTCGAGATCCAGATCCAGGGAATCCTGCCAACCGAGAAACTGAGGTTAAAATCCTCTACAATAGCGAATCTCTATTCATAGGTGCCTACCTAAAGGAAGACGGCAAGGACAATATTTTACGTGAGCTTTCTCAAAGAGATGACTTTGCCAATACCGACCATTTTGGTGTTTTCATAGATGCATATAAGGATGGAATTAACGGAGTTGGTTTTTATGTTACCGCCGCAGGGGTTCAGTTAGATGCGAAAATGTCGGCAATGGGAGACGATTTTTCCTGGAACGCGGTATGGAACAGTGCAGTAACCATAAAAGAGGATGGTTGGTATGTGGAGATGGAAATTCCATACAGCGCACTTCGTTTTCCAGACAAAAGTGTTCAGGAGTGGCATTTAAATTTTGTACGCAATATCCGTCGCATACGAGAAACTTCTTTTTGGAACCCCATTAATCCAGAGGTAAATGGTTTCTTCAATCAAGCAGGACTGCTGAAGGGTATTGAAGAGATTGAAACGCCAGTTCGATTGCAGTTGTATCCATACATGTCTGCTTATGCCAATACGTTTAACGGAGAGCAGACATACTCTGTAAACGGGGGGATGGATGTTAAGTACGGAATTTCAGATGCCTTTACTCTGGATATGACGCTTATACCGGATTTTGGTCAGGTTCAGTCGGATAATCAGGTGTTAAACCTTACTCCATTTGAGGTGCGCTTTAATGAGCGTAGACAATTTTTTACGGAGGGAACAGAATTATTTAACAAGGGCGGATTATTTTATTCAAGGAGAATAGGGGGAAGGCCGATAAATTTTTCTAAACCTTACCAAGAGTTACAAGAAGGGGAGGAGGTTATTTCCAACCCTAGTGATGGTAAGCTGGTGAATGCCACGAAAGTTTCTGGACGAACAACATCGGGATTAGGTGTAGGGGTATTTAATGCCGTTTCTGCCCCAACTTACGCGGTAATTCGCTCTGCCGAAGGAGAACAACGTCAGGTGCAAACCGATCCATTAACGAATTTTTCTGTTTTGGTTTTGGATCAAAACTTGGGAAATAACAGTTATGTAACCTTAATCAATACCAACGTATTAAGAAACGGTGGAACCTACGACGCGAATGTAATCGGAACTGAATTCGATGTTCGCGATAACTCCAATACCGTAAGGGTAAGTGGTGGAGGTGCTTTTAACAAAAAGTACGGAGCCAACTTAACAGATCCGGAAGGATTTAGGCATAACATCGGTATTTCTAAAATTTCAGGAAACTTTAATTATGGTGCCTCCTATTACTTAGAGTCCGATACCTATGATCCAAACGACCTTGGTTTTCTGTTTAATAACAATTCTTTTAGCAAGTCGTTTTGGGGATCCTTCAATCAATATAAACCTTGGTGGTTCTTAAATAGATTTGGAATCAATTTAAGTGTTAGGCAAGAGGCCCTGTATCGACCCGAGAATTTTGTGAGTTTCGAAACGGAATTGAGTGGTTTTTTTATTACCAAAAACTTCCATGCTTTTGGTATGGGAGTAGAGCGTAGCCCATATGGCGAATATGATTACTTCGAGCCAAGAAGGTCGGGGTATGTTTTTATTAATCCACCAAGTACATCATATAGGGGATGGATTTCCACAGATTATCGCAAAACATTTGCGCTAGATGTAAATTTCAATCAGGAATTATTTGCTTTCCGTCAAGGTCCATCTACCTCTTTAAATATTAGCCCTAGGGTTAGGGTTAATAACCAGCTTTCATTCGTTTACAGAATCAATAACAGATTAAACCAGGATGAATATGGTTATGCCTTGTTTAATGGCCTTGGCAATTCTGATGCAGTTGATTACGATCCCAATGAGGTTTACTTTGCAAGAAGGGATAGAAGAGTGCACGAGCAAATCTTAAATGCTAGGTACATCTTTACCAACAGAATGGGGTTAACGGCAAGAGTTCGTCATTATTGGAGCGAGGTGAATTACCATGAATTTTTCAGCTTGCAGCCTAAAGGAGAAATGCTTGAAACCGAATATCAGGGGAAAAATAGCGAGGGTGTATCGCTGCACAATACAAGCTTTAATGCCTTTAATATAGACGTTGTTTTTACTTGGGTTTTCTTGCCGGGTAGCGAATTAAGTGTGGTATGGAAGGATGCAATTTTGGCCTCTAGAAATAAGTTGGCTGAATCGTATAGAGAGAATGTAGATTACATGCTTGGAGCTCCGAGGTCTGATTCTTTCTCTTTTAAAATCTTGTATTTTATTGATTATCACACCATGAGGAAGAAATTCCGTTCCAATTCAAACCCTATTGGTTAA
- a CDS encoding ComEC/Rec2 family competence protein, whose protein sequence is MNPTTVPFLRVTLVAILAVVCRVFIFNATLPVILLAFVCVLALLFLDKLKRQYWSFAFTYLLTFCLVFVLCDHKIKQQERGDLLNPYSKVEIQKVRFGEKYARLWVKDLHSTNGMELYIPADSIKVDVFPGDLILVKNKFKPLVDNPIPGQFCYASYLARYGIYYQAFIQSGGDFQVVSSASFNLNKLAFKIASYLKRKYKKYGLDTHELGIASALIFGDKSELDRKIQGNFSTAGVMHVLAVSGLHLGIVYLIAVVLLRLKNKNTFSYYKLAMLLAVIWTYALVTGFSPSVQRAAVMFSFLAVSKKIARQASIYNVLAAAALVLIINNPLIIFEIGFQMSFTAILGILLLYPHISALITWRFKPWRFIWDLMAVSIAAQISTGILALFYFGQFPTYFLLANLVAIPLVTLLVWVGAICNISFLIFPWLSGVLVSGIGFLVELLNEFVSFVAGLPHASMVTHSFGIYELVFSLVGLIFLTASCYGSKALYRWGWRLCLLAMFIPISSEKATWAILKSGRDLIVASPKYGWVWKSNSETKIGDYQKSLSILGLDDFKVYQHPGFVDLALLNNRISVFNAQNIYVPRKDKKPETIILTEPIWDVGCLNEIDPKTMFLGPGLGAGYADWLYKQGLNFDIDLQHKERQGFFVQL, encoded by the coding sequence GTGAACCCTACCACAGTCCCCTTTTTACGCGTTACTCTTGTAGCTATTCTGGCAGTTGTATGTCGAGTTTTTATTTTTAACGCTACACTTCCCGTCATATTACTGGCCTTTGTCTGCGTCCTCGCTTTGCTTTTTTTAGATAAACTCAAAAGACAATACTGGTCCTTCGCCTTTACTTACCTTCTTACTTTTTGCCTGGTTTTCGTGCTCTGCGACCATAAAATTAAGCAACAAGAAAGGGGAGATTTATTAAATCCTTATTCGAAAGTAGAGATCCAAAAAGTGCGGTTTGGAGAAAAGTATGCGCGTCTTTGGGTTAAAGATCTTCATTCTACCAATGGTATGGAATTATATATACCGGCAGATAGCATAAAAGTTGATGTATTCCCTGGTGATTTAATATTGGTTAAAAATAAGTTTAAACCCCTGGTAGATAATCCAATTCCCGGTCAATTTTGCTACGCAAGTTATCTCGCCCGCTATGGAATTTATTACCAAGCGTTTATCCAATCTGGAGGTGATTTTCAGGTTGTTTCTTCTGCGTCCTTCAATTTAAATAAGCTAGCTTTTAAAATTGCGAGCTATTTGAAGCGGAAATACAAAAAATACGGTTTAGATACCCATGAGCTAGGAATAGCGAGTGCTTTAATTTTTGGAGATAAAAGTGAATTAGATCGTAAGATCCAGGGTAATTTTTCCACTGCAGGAGTTATGCATGTACTTGCAGTAAGTGGTTTGCACTTGGGGATTGTATATCTGATAGCTGTGGTGCTGCTCCGACTAAAGAATAAAAATACCTTTTCTTATTACAAATTAGCCATGTTGTTGGCAGTAATATGGACTTATGCTTTGGTAACCGGATTCAGCCCGTCGGTGCAACGAGCAGCAGTAATGTTTTCATTTTTGGCTGTGTCTAAGAAAATTGCTCGGCAAGCTTCCATTTATAATGTTCTTGCTGCAGCGGCGCTAGTACTCATTATTAATAATCCACTTATCATATTCGAAATCGGGTTTCAAATGAGCTTTACAGCCATACTGGGTATCCTGCTTTTATACCCCCATATCTCGGCGTTAATTACGTGGAGATTTAAGCCTTGGAGGTTTATATGGGATTTAATGGCGGTCTCAATAGCAGCCCAAATTAGTACGGGTATTTTGGCACTCTTCTATTTCGGACAATTTCCCACCTATTTTTTACTTGCAAATCTGGTGGCGATACCATTGGTTACCCTATTAGTATGGGTAGGAGCCATATGCAATATTTCCTTTCTGATTTTCCCCTGGCTTAGCGGTGTTTTGGTCAGTGGCATAGGTTTTTTAGTGGAGCTTTTAAATGAGTTCGTAAGCTTTGTGGCAGGTTTACCTCATGCCTCTATGGTTACCCATAGTTTTGGCATATATGAGTTGGTATTTTCTTTGGTTGGACTGATATTTTTAACGGCTTCCTGCTACGGTTCAAAGGCTTTGTATAGGTGGGGATGGCGTCTGTGTTTGCTAGCCATGTTCATTCCCATATCTTCAGAAAAGGCAACCTGGGCAATTTTGAAATCGGGGAGGGATTTAATAGTGGCCTCTCCTAAATATGGCTGGGTATGGAAATCAAACTCGGAAACAAAGATTGGTGATTACCAAAAGTCCTTATCCATATTGGGTTTGGATGACTTCAAGGTTTATCAACATCCAGGGTTTGTGGATTTAGCCCTTCTGAACAATCGAATCTCAGTGTTCAATGCTCAAAACATATACGTGCCAAGGAAGGATAAAAAACCAGAAACCATCATTTTAACCGAGCCAATTTGGGACGTAGGCTGCCTGAACGAAATAGATCCGAAAACTATGTTTCTGGGTCCCGGTTTGGGTGCAGGGTATGCTGATTGGCTATACAAGCAGGGATTAAATTTCGATATAGATCTGCAACACAAGGAACGACAAGGCTTTTTCGTCCAACTTTAA
- a CDS encoding SpoIID/LytB domain-containing protein, whose translation MKFYICLISVFLTHLLWADDTLLISIYNRSSLQQVLINPDGAVYTVEGKDLNVSIAPGDWLRITKKEGAFHVQGAKQDFGLHRTLRIRASVSSSLLKVLPENPKKLEQWYGGNIRVEYTLKGLKLLNEVALEEYVAGVVQAESGVDQNKEYYKVQGIICRTFALSNINKHITEGFNLCDQTHCQVYHGKARAKSYIHEALGETQGKVLVDSNLRFIEAVFHSNCGGQTLNSEDYWRGSINYLRSKLDSLCENMPHWSWTFALESDQWLGYLKQKFNFPIHDTIHAYNAKNWHPQYRGKWFLNPGFRIPVRTIREDWRLRSTNFSVVEKDGIVTIIGTGFGHGVGLCQEGAMARSDKESFSDILHFYYENVYIVDKNRVAFYKKYK comes from the coding sequence ATGAAATTTTACATCTGCTTAATTAGTGTATTTCTAACCCATTTACTGTGGGCAGATGATACCTTACTTATTTCTATTTATAATCGGAGTAGTCTTCAGCAAGTTCTCATTAATCCAGACGGAGCGGTTTATACCGTTGAGGGAAAAGACTTAAATGTTTCTATTGCTCCTGGAGATTGGCTAAGGATTACCAAAAAAGAAGGTGCATTTCATGTCCAAGGGGCTAAGCAAGATTTTGGACTACACCGAACACTTCGTATCCGTGCGTCGGTGTCAAGTAGTCTGTTAAAGGTGTTGCCAGAAAATCCGAAAAAACTAGAACAGTGGTATGGAGGAAATATACGGGTAGAGTATACATTAAAAGGACTTAAACTACTAAACGAGGTAGCGCTAGAGGAATATGTTGCTGGCGTGGTACAAGCCGAGTCGGGAGTGGACCAAAACAAAGAATACTACAAGGTTCAGGGAATTATTTGTAGAACCTTTGCACTTAGCAACATCAACAAACATATTACCGAAGGATTTAATTTATGCGATCAAACCCATTGTCAAGTGTACCATGGTAAGGCAAGGGCAAAAAGTTATATCCACGAGGCACTAGGCGAAACTCAGGGAAAGGTGCTGGTAGACAGTAACCTAAGGTTTATAGAAGCAGTATTTCATAGCAATTGTGGTGGGCAAACCTTAAACAGTGAGGATTACTGGAGAGGTTCGATAAATTATTTACGATCGAAATTAGATTCGCTTTGCGAAAATATGCCGCACTGGAGCTGGACCTTTGCGCTTGAGTCAGATCAATGGTTGGGGTACTTAAAGCAAAAATTCAACTTCCCCATTCACGATACCATCCATGCCTACAATGCAAAAAACTGGCATCCCCAGTATAGAGGTAAATGGTTTTTAAACCCTGGATTTAGAATTCCAGTTCGAACCATAAGGGAAGACTGGAGACTGCGCTCCACCAACTTTTCTGTTGTTGAAAAAGATGGCATTGTAACCATAATTGGTACCGGTTTTGGTCATGGGGTGGGCCTTTGCCAAGAAGGAGCGATGGCAAGATCCGATAAAGAGAGTTTTTCCGATATCCTACATTTCTATTACGAAAACGTGTACATCGTAGATAAAAACCGGGTAGCTTTTTATAAAAAATATAAATAG
- the lpxB gene encoding lipid-A-disaccharide synthase: MGEKIFIIAGEASGDLHASNLVKALNKQSEKLQFRGLGGELMEQQGVEILKHYKTMAFMGFAEVIANIRTIAKNFKLVKGWISDFNPDLIILVDYPGFNMRIASWAKERGIKVVYYISPQVWAWKEGRVKKLKTTVDKMLCILPFEVDFYAKHNMEATFVGHPLLDAIASRNPGVEAEFRAKWNLDSDKKIIAVLPGSRKQEIERMLPEFLTLQKKYPEYLFVLAKAPSQEDEFYAQYTQNSPIEAVRDTYGLLEHSYAAIVTSGTATLETALFKVPQVVCYKGGNISYQIAKRLVKIPYISLVNLVLNREVVKELIQNDFTPYQLEQYFSNLLKEDYRQSLLNNYEELREKLGGEGASANAANEILHLLN; the protein is encoded by the coding sequence GTGGGGGAAAAGATTTTTATAATCGCTGGTGAGGCTTCGGGAGACTTACATGCATCAAACCTGGTAAAGGCTTTAAATAAGCAAAGCGAAAAACTTCAGTTTAGAGGTTTGGGCGGGGAGCTGATGGAGCAACAAGGTGTTGAAATTTTGAAGCACTACAAAACCATGGCTTTCATGGGCTTTGCCGAAGTAATAGCCAATATCAGAACTATAGCCAAAAATTTTAAGCTTGTAAAAGGCTGGATATCAGATTTTAATCCCGATTTAATAATTCTAGTTGATTACCCCGGCTTTAATATGCGTATCGCAAGTTGGGCCAAAGAGCGCGGGATTAAGGTGGTGTATTACATATCACCACAGGTATGGGCTTGGAAAGAAGGAAGAGTAAAAAAGTTAAAAACCACAGTGGATAAAATGCTTTGCATCCTGCCCTTTGAGGTGGATTTTTATGCCAAGCACAATATGGAGGCCACTTTTGTTGGACATCCACTTCTTGATGCTATTGCTAGTAGAAACCCTGGCGTGGAGGCTGAATTCCGGGCCAAATGGAATTTGGATTCCGATAAAAAGATCATAGCTGTTTTACCTGGAAGTAGAAAGCAAGAAATTGAAAGAATGCTTCCCGAATTTTTAACGCTTCAGAAAAAATACCCAGAATACCTTTTTGTATTAGCTAAGGCACCCTCTCAGGAAGACGAATTTTATGCGCAATACACCCAAAATTCTCCAATTGAAGCGGTAAGAGATACCTATGGATTGCTTGAGCATTCTTATGCAGCAATTGTTACATCGGGTACTGCCACTTTAGAAACGGCGTTATTTAAAGTACCCCAGGTAGTTTGCTACAAAGGCGGGAATATTTCCTATCAAATAGCGAAACGACTGGTTAAAATCCCATACATAAGCCTCGTTAATTTGGTTTTGAACAGGGAGGTGGTTAAAGAATTGATACAAAACGACTTTACACCGTATCAATTAGAGCAGTATTTTAGCAACCTTTTAAAGGAGGACTACCGCCAATCTTTGCTCAACAATTACGAGGAGTTGAGGGAAAAACTAGGAGGAGAAGGAGCATCAGCCAATGCCGCGAATGAAATTTTACATCTGCTTAATTAG
- the surE gene encoding 5'/3'-nucleotidase SurE yields the protein MARPLILVTNDDGIFAPGIKALISVAEELGDVYVVAPDKPQSGMGHAITVGNIVRLHPTDYYKKVKKAFMCSGTPVDCVKLAIAHVLPRKPDLILSGINHGANNSINVIYSGTMSAAVEGAMEGVPSLGFSHANYQYDLDFTGLGAYIKKLCENALKEDFPHKTCLNVNFPDVPASELKGIKICRQAEAHWSDSFEKRLDPSGKEYYWLTGVFEGKDKGTDTDIWALNNNYVSVVPTQFDLTAHHEISNLNTWNYEI from the coding sequence ATGGCCAGACCTTTAATATTAGTTACCAACGACGATGGAATTTTTGCACCAGGAATTAAGGCACTTATTTCCGTAGCCGAAGAATTGGGCGATGTATACGTTGTTGCTCCAGATAAACCACAGAGTGGAATGGGACACGCCATTACGGTGGGAAATATTGTTCGATTACATCCTACCGATTACTACAAAAAGGTAAAAAAGGCTTTTATGTGTTCTGGGACACCCGTAGATTGTGTTAAGTTGGCAATTGCACATGTTTTGCCACGCAAACCCGATTTAATTCTTAGTGGAATTAATCACGGTGCAAATAACTCCATTAATGTTATTTATTCTGGAACCATGTCTGCAGCGGTAGAAGGTGCCATGGAGGGAGTTCCTTCTCTTGGTTTTTCTCATGCCAATTATCAGTACGACCTTGACTTTACAGGTTTAGGTGCTTATATTAAAAAGCTGTGTGAGAACGCGTTAAAGGAAGATTTCCCACATAAAACTTGCCTTAACGTTAATTTTCCAGATGTGCCAGCCAGCGAATTGAAAGGAATTAAAATTTGTAGACAGGCAGAAGCACATTGGAGCGATAGTTTCGAAAAGCGATTGGATCCGTCCGGAAAAGAATACTATTGGCTTACTGGAGTTTTTGAAGGGAAAGACAAGGGGACCGATACCGATATATGGGCATTGAATAACAATTATGTGTCCGTAGTTCCTACTCAATTTGATTTAACCGCACATCACGAAATTTCAAATCTAAACACCTGGAATTATGAGATCTAA
- a CDS encoding DUF4139 domain-containing protein — protein MQLKSIFLLSLLSICLTAVYGQNKNLDAPIKEVLVYLEGAEITRSAKVSLSPGQNNFVIKGISGFANPQSIQLSGLGNGKISYVNMERDYLSDISVPADVQGLLEKHDETDFKLAIRKRVLNAYSEEKKLILSNQKILGEDSDLSVEDLVKLADLYRNRLKEIELKTLEISREIRDLEKELKKVSNQLGSWKTLPDQSQQALEIGLYSSSAASIDLEIKYLVYNARWEPTYDVIAGSNQSKIKLVYKAMVSQRTGVNWDNVQLNFSTGTPTVGAFLPELYPDYVEIIKNQPVTARAAYNKMELAADMEMVEEEGLYRKTSRAAGNVNTYFETSGKHSIASFSKGIAVGLSELDLNAEMEYLAVPKVSNEAYLAAMVGGFESEALLPGNARMYYEGTLSGSSYINPLATDEKLKLSLGRDPQIAVSRKSVLDRSKEGNLISSNRKSFHYQIQLKNNKGKAIQIKVLDQIPLSRNQEVEVITEDISGASLNKDTGELTWNINLGPSESKTLNLKYYIKFPKGEKINR, from the coding sequence ATGCAACTTAAATCTATTTTCTTATTAAGTCTATTAAGCATCTGTTTAACAGCTGTTTACGGACAAAACAAAAATTTAGACGCCCCCATTAAAGAAGTTCTAGTTTACCTCGAGGGTGCCGAAATCACTCGATCGGCAAAAGTTTCTTTAAGTCCTGGGCAAAATAATTTTGTGATTAAAGGAATTAGTGGTTTTGCCAATCCCCAAAGCATACAACTTTCGGGATTAGGTAATGGAAAGATTAGTTACGTTAATATGGAGCGCGACTACTTATCCGACATTTCGGTTCCTGCGGATGTACAAGGCCTATTAGAAAAGCATGATGAAACGGACTTTAAACTGGCTATTAGAAAACGCGTTCTAAACGCCTATAGTGAGGAAAAAAAGCTCATCCTCTCCAATCAAAAGATTTTGGGAGAAGACAGCGATTTAAGCGTAGAAGATCTTGTTAAGCTTGCTGATTTATATAGAAATCGTCTCAAGGAGATTGAATTAAAAACCCTCGAAATATCTAGGGAAATTAGGGACCTTGAAAAGGAATTAAAAAAGGTCTCCAACCAACTTGGAAGCTGGAAAACACTGCCAGATCAAAGTCAGCAAGCCTTAGAAATCGGATTATACAGCAGCAGTGCCGCCAGCATAGATTTGGAAATAAAATATTTGGTTTACAACGCCAGATGGGAACCCACCTACGATGTTATTGCTGGCAGCAACCAGTCTAAAATCAAATTGGTATACAAAGCTATGGTAAGCCAGCGCACTGGCGTTAATTGGGATAATGTTCAACTTAACTTTAGCACAGGTACACCAACAGTGGGAGCATTTTTACCGGAGCTGTATCCAGACTATGTAGAGATAATTAAAAACCAACCGGTAACCGCCCGCGCTGCTTACAACAAAATGGAGTTAGCAGCAGACATGGAAATGGTTGAAGAGGAAGGCTTGTATAGAAAAACTTCAAGGGCTGCTGGCAATGTAAACACCTATTTTGAAACCAGTGGTAAACACAGCATTGCGAGTTTTAGCAAAGGGATTGCGGTTGGATTAAGCGAATTAGATTTAAACGCCGAAATGGAATATTTAGCCGTACCTAAAGTAAGCAACGAAGCCTATTTAGCTGCTATGGTTGGCGGGTTTGAGTCAGAAGCCCTTTTGCCAGGAAACGCAAGAATGTATTACGAGGGAACCCTATCGGGAAGCTCCTACATTAACCCCTTGGCTACCGATGAAAAATTAAAATTATCACTTGGTCGTGACCCGCAAATAGCGGTAAGTAGAAAGTCGGTACTAGACCGAAGTAAAGAAGGTAACTTAATCTCTTCCAATAGAAAGTCCTTTCACTACCAAATTCAACTGAAAAACAATAAGGGTAAGGCGATACAGATTAAAGTGCTTGACCAAATTCCGCTGAGTAGAAATCAAGAAGTAGAAGTTATTACCGAGGATATTAGTGGTGCATCCTTGAACAAGGATACTGGTGAATTAACTTGGAATATTAATTTAGGGCCCTCGGAAAGCAAAACGCTTAACCTTAAATACTACATCAAGTTCCCGAAAGGGGAAAAAATAAACCGCTAG
- a CDS encoding Na+/H+ antiporter NhaC family protein: MKNIFAVLITFISVLCCTGVKAQENVKFPEFIIQEIPFEVEISGIDSAAVYHGDKNLGTFVGKEPIEITLTTDKKNIAPLTINGNQYLCETNAIPLWLSIVPPMVAIVLALIFKEVVSSLLLGILFGSMIMGAYSGGFSGALGGFFAISGNYLIDALNDSGHLSVIVFSVLIGGIVTVISKNGGMAALVGKISKKATSAKKGQMATYFLGVSIFFDDYANTLVVGNTMRPITDKLKISREKLAYLVDSTAAPVAAIAFVTTWIGAELGYIKDGLNSVALTPGLENLTPYSIFLSSLSYSFYPILTLIFMFFLIRSGKDFGTMHTAETLARTGDYNLDQRSGEKSSELEHYTAKEGVKSSGWYALIPILIIVFGTLLGLVYTGFSPEIWSGDLGFWRKVSATIGNSDSYQALLWSSFTALVVAVLMSIIGKKLNLEESVNSAVNGFKGMLDAVIILILAWSLAEVTEQMHTADFLTGLLSGNVDMAWIPAITFVLSAVVAFSTGSSWGTMAIMFPLSIPALLTLGVESGAAASEFLPIFYNGVACVLAGAVLGDHCSPISDTTILSSLATRCNHIAHVRTQLPYALTVGGTALLIGIIPAAFGVPSWICFAVAIAVLLGVIKFLGKPVPQS; this comes from the coding sequence GTGAAAAACATATTTGCTGTCCTAATTACATTTATCTCTGTACTATGCTGTACGGGCGTTAAGGCTCAAGAAAATGTAAAATTTCCAGAGTTTATCATTCAAGAAATACCCTTTGAAGTAGAAATTTCTGGAATTGACAGTGCAGCGGTTTATCACGGTGACAAAAATCTTGGAACTTTCGTCGGAAAGGAACCCATAGAAATTACCCTAACAACTGATAAAAAAAACATTGCACCATTAACTATCAATGGTAATCAATATTTATGCGAAACGAATGCTATCCCCTTATGGTTAAGCATTGTACCGCCCATGGTAGCCATTGTATTGGCACTCATATTTAAAGAAGTAGTTTCTTCCTTACTTCTAGGGATACTCTTTGGATCTATGATAATGGGAGCGTACAGCGGTGGTTTTTCCGGTGCTCTTGGCGGTTTTTTTGCCATCAGTGGTAATTATTTGATCGACGCGTTAAACGATAGCGGTCACTTATCGGTAATTGTCTTTTCGGTATTAATAGGTGGAATTGTAACTGTAATTTCCAAAAATGGAGGTATGGCAGCATTGGTTGGAAAAATTTCAAAGAAAGCTACCAGTGCAAAAAAGGGCCAAATGGCAACCTACTTTTTGGGGGTATCTATATTTTTCGATGATTATGCCAACACTTTGGTAGTAGGAAATACCATGCGGCCTATTACCGACAAATTGAAAATTTCAAGGGAAAAACTCGCCTATCTAGTGGATTCCACTGCCGCTCCGGTTGCAGCAATAGCTTTTGTAACCACATGGATTGGCGCCGAATTGGGTTATATAAAAGACGGATTAAACTCTGTGGCCTTAACACCCGGCCTTGAGAACTTAACTCCCTATTCCATTTTCCTGAGCAGTTTATCCTACTCTTTCTATCCCATCCTAACCCTGATTTTCATGTTTTTCTTAATCCGTAGTGGAAAGGATTTTGGGACCATGCACACGGCGGAAACTTTGGCAAGAACTGGGGATTATAACCTAGATCAGCGCAGCGGAGAAAAATCCAGTGAGTTGGAACATTACACTGCAAAAGAGGGTGTTAAATCAAGTGGATGGTACGCACTTATCCCCATCCTAATTATTGTTTTTGGAACCCTTTTAGGACTGGTTTATACAGGCTTTTCCCCTGAAATATGGAGTGGCGATTTAGGCTTTTGGCGCAAGGTGTCTGCTACCATAGGTAATTCAGATTCATACCAGGCGCTGCTATGGAGTTCTTTTACCGCATTGGTTGTAGCCGTTCTAATGTCCATTATTGGTAAAAAGCTTAACCTAGAGGAATCGGTGAATTCAGCTGTTAACGGTTTCAAGGGGATGCTTGATGCGGTTATCATTCTTATCCTTGCTTGGTCGCTTGCCGAGGTAACGGAGCAAATGCATACAGCAGATTTTCTAACTGGATTACTAAGTGGAAATGTGGATATGGCATGGATTCCAGCCATTACTTTTGTTTTAAGTGCAGTAGTTGCATTTTCAACAGGTTCTTCATGGGGAACCATGGCGATAATGTTTCCATTAAGCATACCTGCCTTGCTAACGTTGGGAGTAGAAAGCGGAGCTGCAGCCAGCGAATTCTTGCCCATTTTCTACAATGGAGTTGCTTGTGTATTAGCGGGAGCCGTTCTAGGTGATCATTGTTCTCCAATTTCCGACACAACCATTCTAAGTTCTCTTGCAACGAGGTGTAATCACATCGCCCACGTTAGAACTCAACTTCCCTATGCGCTAACAGTTGGAGGTACGGCCTTATTAATAGGAATTATACCTGCGGCTTTTGGAGTGCCATCGTGGATTTGTTTTGCTGTTGCGATAGCTGTTTTGCTGGGCGTAATAAAATTCCTGGGGAAGCCTGTTCCACAATCCTAA